The DNA sequence ACAAAAGGGTTAGTGGGCGCCATTGAAGCCGCCGACGCCATGGTGAAATCCGCCAACGTGCAGCTGGTTGGCTACGAAAAAATTGGCTCTGGCCTGGTGACCGTCATGGTTCGCGGCGACGTCGGCGCGGTTAAAGCGGCGGTAGATGCCGGCAGCGCGGCGGCAAGCGTGGTGGGCGAAGTGAAATCCTGCCACGTGATTCCGCGTCCGCACAGCGACGTTGAGGCCATTTTACCGAAATCAGCCTGATTGACAGCGAATAAGGAGCACCGCGTGAAGCAATCACTGGGATTACTTGAAGTTTGTGGTCTGGCACTGGCTATTAGCTGCGCCGATATCATGGCGAAATCCGCTTCTATCACGCTGGTCGCCCTCGAAAAGACCAATGGTTCAGGCTGGACGGTGATTAAAATTACCGGTGATGTGGCCTCCGTACAGGCGGCCATCACCACCGGTGCGCATCTTGCCGAACAGCGAAACGGTCTGGTGGCCCACAAGGTTATCGCCAGACCCGGAGAAGGGATCCTGCCGGCAGAGACACCCCCGCCCCCCGTCATAGACCCTGAAAAGTCCGATGTGGCTGCTATCGCTGCTGAAGCGCCAGCAGAAGAGGCCCCGCAGGAACCAGAACTGGTCAGCTGCAATCTGTGCCTGGATCCGAAATGTCCGCGCCAGAAGGGCGAGCCACGCTCGCTTTGCATTCATCCCGGCAAGCGAGGTGAAGCGTAATGGATAAACAGCTCCTGGAATCGACGGTCAGTAAAGTCCTTGATGAGATGCGCCAGCGGCCTATTCCGCTGGGCGTTTCAAACCGTCACATCCACCTGTCGGCACAGGATTACGAACGCCTGTTTCCCGCTCATCCCATCAGCGAGAAAAAAGCGCTGCTGCAGCCGGGACAATACGCCGCGGAGCAAACCGTCACCCTGGTGGGGCCGAAAGGGCAGCTTAAAAATGTGCGCCTGCTCGGCCCGCTGCGCTCGGTAAGCCAGGTGGAAATTTCGCGTACCGATGCCAGAACCCTGGGGATTGCAGCGCCGCTGAGAATGTCCGGCAACCTGAAGGGGACGCCGGGTATTCGCCTGGTCAGCCCTTTTGGCGAGCTCGAACTCTCGTCAGGGGTTATCGTCGCGCAGCGGCATATCCATATGTCGCCGCTCGACGCGCTGATCCTGCGGGTCTCCCACGGCGATATGGTTTCGGTGGCGATTGAAGGCGACGAGCGCGGGCTGATTTTCAACAACGTGGCGGTTCGCGTTTCGCCGGATATGCGCCTCGAAATGCACATTGATACCGATGAAGCCAACGCCGCCGGTGCCGATAATCCGCAGGCCTTTGCCCGGCTGGTAGGCTCGCGATGAACGGCGAACTTCTGCAGCGCATTGTGGAGGAGATTGTCTCTCGCCTGCAGCAGCGCGCCGGGAGCACGGCGTCGCTGAGCGTTGCGCAGCTGCGTGATGCCGACTGTCCGGCGCTGTTCTGTCAGCACGCGTCGCTGCGCATCCAGCTCGTCGACCTGCCGCTGCTGGATCAACTGGCGGATGCGAATACCGACGATGCCGCAGCCCGCAAAATTCACCACGCGCTGGCGTTTGGCGTCCGCGTGCAGCTCACCCTGCACAGCCAGCTGCTGCCGGTTATCCCGGTCAAAAAACTGGCTCGCCTGCCGCTGGCCTTTGCCGACGAACGCGGGCTGCCGCTGGTTCTGCACGCAGGTTCGCTGCTGAGCTATCGCGACGTCGCGCTGCTGGATAAGGGACGTCTGGTACTCCACCGCAAATGTATCGTGACCGCGCTGGCGCGCGAAGCGGCTAATACGCGGAATATTCAATTAATTAAGCAGGAGTAAATCATGCATCTGGCACGAGTCACAGGCGCGGTTGTCTCCACGCAAAAATCACCTTCGCTGATCGGCAAAAAGCTGCTGCTGGTGCGGCGGGTCAGCGCCGATGGCGAGCTTCCCGCGTCACCAACCTGCGGAGATGAAGTCGCCGTGGATTCCGTCGGCGCGGGGATCGGCGAGCTGGTTCTGCTCAGCGGCGGCTCCAGCGCCAGACACGTTTTTTCCGGGCCAAACGAGGCCATCGACCTCGCCGTCGTCGGCATTGTCGATACGCTTTCACGTTAAGGAGCGAATATGGCGATTTATACCCGAACGGGCGACGCTGGCACCACCTCACTCTTTACCGGCCAGCGAGTGAGTAAAACCCACCCGCGGGTTGAAGCCTACGGCACGCTGGACGAGCTGAACGCCGCGCTGAGCCTGTGCGCCTGCGCCGCCGCGGATGAAAATCACCGCGCCCTGCTCGAAGCCATCCAGCAGCAAATATTCTGGTTTAGCGCAGAGCTGGCCAGCGACAGCGAACAGCCGTCGCCCAAACAGCGCTACATCAGCAGCGAAGAGATTTCCGCTCTGGAAGCCGCCATCGATCGGGCCATGGCCCGCGTCGAACCGCTGCACAGTTTTATCTTACCCGGCCGCTGCGAAGCCGCGAGCCGCCTGCATTTTGCCCGCACGCTGGCCCGTCGCGCCGAACGCCGTCTGGTTGAGCTGGCGGCGGAAGTCAACGTACGCCAGGTGCTGATGCGCTACATCAACCGCTTATCAGACTGCCTGTACGCCCTGGCGCGCGCCGAAGATAGCGATGCGCACCAGAACGATATTATCCGTGAGGTTAGCAGGCGCTATCTGGCCGCCAGCCAGCCGAACCGTAGCAAGGAGACGACGTCCGTGGCCCTTTCATTCCACGATCTGCACCAGCTCACTCGCGCGGCGGTTGAGCGCGCACAGCAGCTGCAGGTGCCGGTAGTTATCAGCATCGTTGATGCGCACGGCACGGAAACCGTGACCTGGCGGATGCCGGACGCTCTGCTGGTCAGCAGCGAGCTGGCGCCGAAAAAAGCCTGGACCGCGGTGGCAATGAAAACGGCGACCCATGAGCTGAGCGATGTCGTTCAGCCAGGCGCCGCGCTTTATGGCCTCGAAACTCATTTACAGGGAAAAGTCGTCACCTTTGGCGGCGGTTACGCCCTGTGGCGCGACGGCTCATTAATTGGGGGTCTTGGCATCAGCGGCGGCAGCGTTGAACAGGACATGGACATAGCACAGACCGCCATTGCGGCCATTAACGTGGGAACACATCAATGAATACTTCTGAACTCGAAACCCTGATTCGCACCATTCTTAGCGAGCAATTAACCACGCCATCGCAAACGCCGGTCCAGCCGCAGGGCAAAGGGATTTTCCAGTCCGTCAGCGAGGCCATCGACGCCGCGCACCAGGCGTTCTTACGTTATCAGCAGTGCCCGTTAAAAACCCGCAGCGCCATCATCAGCGCAATACGTCAGGAGCTGACGCCGCTGCTGGCGACTCTGGCGGAAGAGAGCGCCAATGAAACGGGGATGGGCAACAAAGAAGATAAATTCCTGAAAAACAAAGCCGCGCTCGACAACACGCCGGGCGTGGAAGACCTCACCACCACCGCGCTGACCGGCGACGGCGGCATGGTGCTGTTTGAATACTCGCCGTTTGGCGTTATCGGGTCGGTCGCGCCGAGCACCAACCCGACGGAAACCATCATCAACAACAGCATCAGCATGCTGGCAGCGGGCAACA is a window from the Klebsiella oxytoca genome containing:
- a CDS encoding phosphate propanoyltransferase, with the translated sequence MDKQLLESTVSKVLDEMRQRPIPLGVSNRHIHLSAQDYERLFPAHPISEKKALLQPGQYAAEQTVTLVGPKGQLKNVRLLGPLRSVSQVEISRTDARTLGIAAPLRMSGNLKGTPGIRLVSPFGELELSSGVIVAQRHIHMSPLDALILRVSHGDMVSVAIEGDERGLIFNNVAVRVSPDMRLEMHIDTDEANAAGADNPQAFARLVGSR
- the pduN gene encoding propanediol utilization microcompartment protein PduN → MHLARVTGAVVSTQKSPSLIGKKLLLVRRVSADGELPASPTCGDEVAVDSVGAGIGELVLLSGGSSARHVFSGPNEAIDLAVVGIVDTLSR
- the pduJ gene encoding propanediol utilization microcompartment protein PduJ, whose translation is MNNALGLVETKGLVGAIEAADAMVKSANVQLVGYEKIGSGLVTVMVRGDVGAVKAAVDAGSAAASVVGEVKSCHVIPRPHSDVEAILPKSA
- a CDS encoding BMC domain-containing protein, whose protein sequence is MKQSLGLLEVCGLALAISCADIMAKSASITLVALEKTNGSGWTVIKITGDVASVQAAITTGAHLAEQRNGLVAHKVIARPGEGILPAETPPPPVIDPEKSDVAAIAAEAPAEEAPQEPELVSCNLCLDPKCPRQKGEPRSLCIHPGKRGEA
- the pduM gene encoding microcompartment protein PduM, which translates into the protein MNGELLQRIVEEIVSRLQQRAGSTASLSVAQLRDADCPALFCQHASLRIQLVDLPLLDQLADANTDDAAARKIHHALAFGVRVQLTLHSQLLPVIPVKKLARLPLAFADERGLPLVLHAGSLLSYRDVALLDKGRLVLHRKCIVTALAREAANTRNIQLIKQE
- the pduO gene encoding two-domain cob(I)yrinic acid a,c-diamide adenosyltransferase PduO, whose amino-acid sequence is MAIYTRTGDAGTTSLFTGQRVSKTHPRVEAYGTLDELNAALSLCACAAADENHRALLEAIQQQIFWFSAELASDSEQPSPKQRYISSEEISALEAAIDRAMARVEPLHSFILPGRCEAASRLHFARTLARRAERRLVELAAEVNVRQVLMRYINRLSDCLYALARAEDSDAHQNDIIREVSRRYLAASQPNRSKETTSVALSFHDLHQLTRAAVERAQQLQVPVVISIVDAHGTETVTWRMPDALLVSSELAPKKAWTAVAMKTATHELSDVVQPGAALYGLETHLQGKVVTFGGGYALWRDGSLIGGLGISGGSVEQDMDIAQTAIAAINVGTHQ